The following proteins come from a genomic window of Gimesia chilikensis:
- a CDS encoding DUF1501 domain-containing protein: MSILPQSLFSRRDLLKKSAIGFGNLALLSMLNEESKAAASSKDPLAPRQPHFTPRAKRVIFLFMKGGPSHMDTFDYKPQLQKYDGKPLPFDKPRVQFAPTGNLLKSPWKFKQYGESGIHVSELFPHVAECVDDLCILNSVYGTNAAHGGALLKLHTGSDAFVRPSMGSWVTYGLGTENQNLPGFITICPTLAHGGVKNWSSAFLPAPYQGTPLGNAAIAAENAQIEYIKNNFLSRKVQRKQVEFMNELNRMHQDEAGPNQVLDARIGSFELAFRMQEEVPEVQDISDESEATQKMYGLDQKETADFGRQCLMARRFAERGVRFIQVSHSDQKVQWDQHSNLFEGHTKNAKEVDQPIAALLKDLKQRGLLKDTLVVWGGEFGRTPTAQGKNGRDHNPEGFTMWMAGGGVKSGFQYGATDEFGYYATKDKMHIHDFHATLLHILGMDHEKLTYRYAGRDFRLTDVAGHVAHGVLA, translated from the coding sequence ATGAGTATCCTGCCTCAATCACTGTTCTCCCGTAGGGATCTGTTAAAGAAATCAGCAATTGGTTTCGGCAATCTGGCGCTGCTCTCCATGTTGAATGAAGAGTCAAAAGCGGCTGCCTCATCGAAAGATCCTCTTGCGCCCCGGCAACCACATTTTACGCCGCGTGCCAAGCGGGTAATCTTCCTGTTCATGAAGGGCGGACCTTCTCACATGGACACGTTCGATTACAAGCCTCAGTTACAGAAGTATGATGGCAAGCCGCTGCCTTTCGATAAGCCCCGGGTACAGTTTGCACCGACCGGCAATCTGTTGAAGTCGCCCTGGAAATTCAAGCAGTATGGTGAGAGCGGAATTCATGTCAGTGAACTGTTTCCTCATGTCGCTGAGTGTGTGGATGATTTATGTATCCTGAATTCTGTCTACGGCACTAATGCAGCCCACGGTGGCGCCCTGTTGAAACTGCATACGGGGAGTGACGCATTTGTGCGTCCGAGTATGGGCTCATGGGTGACTTACGGCCTGGGCACGGAAAATCAGAATCTGCCCGGCTTCATTACCATCTGTCCGACTCTGGCCCATGGTGGCGTCAAAAACTGGAGCTCTGCGTTTCTGCCAGCCCCGTACCAGGGAACTCCGTTGGGGAACGCTGCGATCGCTGCGGAAAACGCTCAGATCGAATATATCAAGAACAACTTCCTCTCCCGTAAAGTACAGCGGAAGCAGGTCGAGTTCATGAATGAACTGAACCGGATGCACCAGGATGAAGCCGGTCCGAACCAGGTACTCGATGCCCGCATTGGCAGCTTTGAACTTGCCTTCCGCATGCAGGAAGAAGTACCCGAAGTGCAGGACATTTCAGATGAATCGGAAGCCACTCAGAAAATGTATGGACTGGATCAGAAAGAGACCGCGGACTTCGGACGCCAGTGTCTGATGGCCCGTCGTTTCGCAGAACGTGGCGTACGTTTCATTCAGGTTTCTCACAGTGATCAGAAGGTCCAGTGGGATCAGCACAGCAACCTGTTTGAAGGGCATACCAAAAATGCGAAAGAGGTCGACCAGCCGATCGCCGCTCTCTTGAAAGACCTGAAACAGCGTGGTCTGCTCAAAGATACGCTCGTGGTCTGGGGTGGTGAATTCGGCCGGACTCCTACTGCTCAAGGTAAGAATGGTCGCGATCATAATCCCGAAGGGTTCACAATGTGGATGGCAGGAGGCGGCGTGAAGTCCGGCTTCCAGTATGGGGCGACCGATGAATTCGGCTATTACGCCACCAAAGATAAAATGCATATTCACGATTTCCATGCCACACTGCTACACATTCTGGGCATGGACCATGAAAAGCTGACCTATCGATATGCCGGTCGCGATTTCCGCCTGACCGATGTGGCCGGTCACGTGGCTCATGGTGTACTGGCTTAA
- a CDS encoding PSD1 and planctomycete cytochrome C domain-containing protein — protein MKMPASLRDCFFSFVTQCSTGLFALVCLLTLSPVNAAEQKPSQEQIQFFESKIRPLLIKHCYDCHGEDAQESDLRVDTFDGIAKGGKAGSLIVPGKPEQSLLITAVNYQSNDLQMPPDEKLSKQEIKDLSDWVKMGAPYPNADLSKLRAASDKGKYDLEKEREFWSFQPVRKPALPEVKNKAWVKNPIDQFVLHKLEEAGLQPASPADKRTLIRRTTFDLTGLPPTQEEVENFLNDTSPNAFEKVVDRLLASPHYGEHWGRHWLDVARYADSNGLDENIAYGTAWKYRDYVVNAFNKDKPYDVFIKEQLAGDLMEPAESVAQRNERLIATGFLSLGPKVLAEVDATKMEMDIIDEQINTIGVSMMGLTLGCARCHDHKFDPISAHDYYGLAGILKSTKIMEHYNKVARWYENPLATPEQKQEQARWDEKIKGEEAKIAALVKAENERLQKEGGKDYQLPKKPEEAYTKAAQAELKTLRAEVAKLKKTRPEIPTALGAAERETTDVPIHIRGSHLTLGETVPRHVPVVLTPEPKTPFPKEQSGRLKFAEWLGNPEHPLTSRVIANRVWRWHFGKGIVATTDNFGKLGAKPTNQSLLDWMAATLMEEGWSLKELHRIILLSNTWQMSSEWNAKAAAIDPDNQLMWHADIRRLEAESIRDAILAVSDGLDLTMGGSLMNVDNRAFVFNHESKDGVTYDFNRRSLYLPVIRNHLFGMFMLFDYADASVLNGNRASTTVAPQALFMLNSHLIENASHRMAEQIQHETALSPEQKIQKLFLKTYGRQPTEMEINKSLHFLDDIEQELQAETKSSEQRITRAWQVLCQSFLASSEFIYLR, from the coding sequence ATGAAGATGCCTGCGAGTTTACGAGATTGTTTCTTTTCTTTCGTAACACAGTGTTCTACCGGGCTGTTCGCTCTGGTCTGCCTGCTGACGCTTTCTCCCGTCAACGCAGCCGAACAGAAACCGAGTCAGGAACAGATTCAGTTCTTCGAATCGAAAATCCGTCCTCTGCTGATTAAGCATTGCTATGACTGTCACGGAGAGGATGCCCAGGAATCAGATCTGCGTGTCGATACCTTTGACGGGATCGCCAAAGGGGGCAAAGCTGGTTCGCTGATCGTGCCCGGAAAGCCGGAACAGAGCCTGCTGATCACGGCTGTCAATTACCAGTCGAATGACCTGCAGATGCCCCCCGATGAGAAGCTGAGTAAGCAGGAAATCAAAGACCTGAGTGACTGGGTCAAAATGGGGGCACCTTATCCGAACGCAGACTTAAGTAAACTCCGCGCTGCCAGCGACAAGGGTAAGTATGACCTGGAGAAGGAACGTGAATTCTGGTCTTTCCAGCCCGTACGTAAACCGGCACTGCCCGAAGTCAAAAATAAAGCATGGGTCAAAAATCCCATCGATCAGTTTGTATTACACAAGCTGGAAGAAGCAGGGCTGCAGCCTGCCTCACCTGCCGATAAACGGACACTCATTCGCCGGACGACCTTTGATCTGACCGGTCTGCCTCCGACGCAGGAAGAAGTCGAAAACTTCCTCAACGATACTTCACCAAATGCCTTTGAGAAAGTTGTCGATCGTCTGCTTGCTTCGCCGCATTACGGTGAGCACTGGGGACGGCACTGGCTCGACGTCGCCCGCTATGCAGACTCCAATGGTCTCGATGAAAATATTGCCTACGGTACCGCCTGGAAGTATCGGGATTATGTTGTCAATGCGTTCAATAAAGACAAACCTTACGACGTCTTCATTAAAGAACAACTGGCTGGCGACCTGATGGAGCCGGCAGAGAGTGTTGCACAGCGGAATGAACGACTGATTGCAACCGGCTTTCTTTCGCTGGGCCCTAAGGTTCTGGCGGAAGTGGATGCCACCAAGATGGAGATGGATATCATCGACGAGCAGATTAACACGATCGGCGTTTCGATGATGGGGCTGACACTGGGCTGTGCCCGCTGCCACGATCATAAGTTTGATCCCATCTCGGCTCACGATTATTATGGTCTGGCTGGTATTCTTAAAAGTACCAAGATCATGGAGCACTATAATAAAGTTGCTCGCTGGTACGAAAATCCGTTGGCCACTCCTGAGCAGAAACAGGAACAGGCCCGCTGGGATGAGAAAATCAAAGGCGAAGAAGCAAAAATTGCTGCACTGGTCAAAGCGGAAAATGAACGGTTGCAGAAAGAGGGAGGAAAAGACTATCAGCTCCCCAAGAAGCCGGAAGAAGCTTATACCAAAGCAGCACAGGCCGAGTTGAAAACACTTAGAGCCGAAGTTGCGAAACTCAAGAAGACGCGCCCTGAAATCCCCACGGCCCTGGGGGCCGCAGAGCGCGAAACCACGGACGTACCGATTCACATTCGCGGCAGTCATCTGACACTGGGAGAAACCGTCCCCCGGCACGTGCCTGTCGTATTGACTCCCGAACCCAAAACTCCATTCCCCAAAGAACAGAGTGGTCGTCTTAAGTTCGCTGAGTGGCTGGGTAACCCCGAACATCCATTAACCTCGCGTGTGATTGCGAACCGGGTCTGGCGCTGGCACTTTGGGAAGGGAATTGTTGCGACCACCGATAACTTCGGAAAACTGGGCGCCAAGCCTACCAATCAGAGTCTGTTGGACTGGATGGCGGCAACGTTAATGGAAGAGGGCTGGTCGCTCAAAGAGCTGCACCGCATAATTCTGTTGTCGAATACCTGGCAGATGAGCAGCGAATGGAATGCGAAAGCGGCAGCGATCGATCCCGATAACCAACTGATGTGGCATGCCGACATTCGCCGTCTGGAAGCAGAATCGATTCGCGATGCTATCCTGGCTGTCAGTGATGGACTGGACCTGACCATGGGCGGATCATTGATGAACGTTGACAACCGTGCGTTCGTCTTCAATCACGAATCCAAAGATGGCGTGACATACGATTTCAACCGTCGTTCACTCTATCTGCCTGTCATCCGTAATCACCTGTTTGGCATGTTCATGCTCTTTGACTATGCGGATGCCAGTGTGCTCAACGGGAACCGGGCGTCGACGACAGTGGCTCCCCAGGCACTATTCATGCTTAACAGTCATCTGATCGAAAATGCATCCCATCGGATGGCAGAACAGATTCAGCATGAAACCGCGTTGTCTCCGGAACAGAAGATCCAGAAACTGTTCCTCAAGACATATGGACGTCAACCAACGGAAATGGAAATCAATAAATCTCTGCATTTCCTGGACGATATTGAACAGGAACTGCAGGCGGAAACGAAATCTTCGGAACAACGGATCACGCGTGCCTGGCAGGTGCTCTGTCAGTCATTTCTGGCTTCCAGTGAGTTCATCTATCTGCGATAG
- a CDS encoding aminotransferase class V-fold PLP-dependent enzyme translates to MLDLQTRNQDFPSLQGRTYLNTAAEGIPPLQVKAAFDQYFEDKLLGMDGRKLHEAQWDAAKSLIAGMYGLSSDEVSICSCSSEAFNLAYQALQLKEGDEVIISDLDFPASYTFGLQQSCPATVKIWEARDWELRLEDLQSLLSDKTRMVSISLVSFFNGFMIPLKEVIQTIRQHSSALIALDVTQALGRIPLDLEDIDLVISSTHKWILASHGGGLVGVPSKKASDWTVPAGGWFNLKDAFGDQRFEKAESLPGAASFTVGMPNYPAVYAIRAALQYITETGVEKIEKATAPLVEACLAGLKESSVELISPQQTEDLAGIIAFRHPEAERIYKHLHSKEIHPMYHAGRIRVALHGYNTMDDVELFLKELHHASSKSFVGN, encoded by the coding sequence ATGCTGGATTTACAAACACGGAATCAGGATTTTCCCAGTCTGCAGGGACGAACCTACCTGAATACAGCTGCAGAAGGGATTCCTCCCCTGCAGGTCAAAGCGGCCTTCGATCAGTATTTCGAGGATAAGCTGTTGGGAATGGATGGACGCAAACTTCATGAAGCACAATGGGATGCTGCCAAGTCCCTGATTGCAGGCATGTATGGCTTGAGTTCGGACGAAGTCAGCATCTGTTCCTGCAGTTCCGAAGCATTCAACCTGGCCTACCAGGCGCTGCAATTGAAGGAGGGGGATGAAGTCATCATCAGTGATCTGGACTTCCCCGCCAGCTACACTTTCGGGTTGCAGCAGAGCTGTCCTGCTACGGTCAAAATCTGGGAAGCCCGCGACTGGGAACTACGTCTGGAAGACTTGCAATCCCTGCTCAGTGATAAAACCCGCATGGTCAGTATTTCCCTGGTCAGCTTTTTCAACGGGTTCATGATTCCGCTCAAAGAAGTGATTCAGACGATTCGTCAGCACTCCTCAGCGTTGATCGCGTTAGATGTAACCCAGGCATTGGGCCGCATCCCATTGGATCTGGAAGACATCGATCTGGTGATCAGCAGCACTCACAAGTGGATTCTGGCTTCACATGGAGGTGGACTGGTCGGTGTGCCATCGAAGAAAGCCAGCGATTGGACCGTTCCTGCCGGGGGCTGGTTCAATCTGAAAGACGCTTTTGGAGATCAGCGTTTCGAAAAAGCGGAAAGTCTGCCAGGGGCGGCCAGTTTTACGGTGGGGATGCCCAACTATCCAGCTGTTTATGCGATCCGAGCAGCCTTACAGTACATCACAGAAACCGGGGTCGAAAAGATCGAGAAGGCGACGGCACCTCTGGTGGAAGCCTGTCTTGCCGGCCTGAAAGAATCAAGTGTCGAGTTGATTTCGCCCCAACAGACAGAAGATCTGGCGGGAATCATCGCTTTCCGGCACCCGGAAGCAGAGCGGATTTATAAGCACCTGCACAGTAAAGAGATTCACCCCATGTACCACGCCGGTCGAATCCGTGTGGCCCTGCATGGATACAATACAATGGACGATGTGGAGCTCTTCCTCAAGGAATTGCACCACGCGTCATCCAAGAGTTTTGTCGGAAATTAG
- a CDS encoding IclR family transcriptional regulator: MSKTLERTEQKQSYRVPALEKGLEVLELLSGISQPLSLTDIADRLGRTKQELFRVMACLNEQGYLIRDANQGYRMSTKLFELGSKHASTEALIARATPHMENLTHELNESCHLNLVVRNKMLVIARVNCDADVSLAVRVGASFKLHERNSGHVALAYLSADQRSKYWEQTDLTASEIEECESEFAATRRSGFRTMESSLIVGVRDTATPILGADGKLLAVLCVSHILKVGESEDSTRISTAMLECAQAISSEFGPTMLHQSTVPAGDLA, from the coding sequence ATGAGTAAAACATTAGAGCGTACAGAACAAAAACAGTCTTACCGCGTACCGGCCCTTGAGAAGGGGCTAGAGGTACTGGAACTGTTATCCGGGATCTCTCAGCCACTATCGCTGACCGATATTGCAGACCGTCTGGGGCGAACGAAACAGGAGCTGTTTCGGGTCATGGCCTGTCTGAATGAGCAGGGGTACCTGATCCGTGATGCCAACCAGGGATACCGCATGAGTACCAAGCTGTTCGAACTGGGATCCAAGCACGCCAGTACGGAAGCCCTGATCGCGCGGGCCACTCCGCATATGGAAAATCTGACGCACGAACTGAACGAATCGTGCCATCTGAACCTGGTTGTGCGAAATAAAATGCTGGTGATTGCCCGGGTAAACTGCGATGCAGACGTCTCGCTGGCAGTTCGCGTTGGTGCGAGTTTCAAACTGCATGAACGAAACAGCGGCCATGTCGCGCTGGCATATTTATCAGCTGATCAGCGAAGTAAATACTGGGAACAGACCGATCTCACTGCTTCAGAAATTGAGGAGTGTGAAAGCGAATTCGCCGCCACCCGCCGCTCCGGTTTCCGGACGATGGAAAGTTCTCTGATTGTCGGTGTACGCGATACGGCAACGCCGATTCTGGGGGCCGATGGTAAGTTGCTGGCGGTGTTGTGCGTTTCTCATATTCTCAAAGTGGGTGAATCAGAAGACTCGACACGAATTTCAACCGCGATGCTGGAGTGTGCTCAAGCGATTTCCAGTGAATTTGGACCGACTATGTTGCACCAGTCAACTGTCCCGGCAGGGGACCTGGCTTAA
- a CDS encoding SpoVR family protein yields MVVTTHRPLPKELSDIQQEMEQHALDYGLDFFKTIFEVLDYEELSMFAAYGGFPIRYPHWRFGAQYDELMKGYSYGLQKIYEMVINTDPCYAYLLSANDITDQKLVIAHVYGHCDFFKNNAWFSHTNRKMLDQMANHATRVNRHIDEQGYEKVETFIDTCLSLESLIDPYAPHIRRTQKSESKADTQRRKAEDAESTGGRFPAKNYMDRYINPEDALEEEASQKRQKAMELSDQLKFPKERVRDVLFFLLQYAPLEDWQRDVLTIIRDEAYYFAPQGQTKIMNEGWASFWHSTIMTRHGLTDEGLINYADHHSGTMATSPNRLNPYKLGIELLKDIEERWNKGQFGPEYDNCTDMYEREHWDKELGLGREKIFEVRRIHNDITFIDTFLTPEFCYKHRMFSFGFNDSNKTYEIQSREFQQIKQQLLNSLSNHGRPVIYVQDANYKNRGELYLEHEYLGIELKLDYAQDTLANLHSIWKRPVNIETVVDDRPTILNYDGKKHSTNSKEKK; encoded by the coding sequence ATGGTAGTCACAACGCATCGCCCTTTACCTAAAGAACTCAGCGATATCCAGCAGGAGATGGAACAGCACGCGCTGGATTACGGGCTCGATTTCTTCAAAACGATCTTTGAAGTGCTCGACTACGAAGAGCTGAGTATGTTTGCCGCCTATGGTGGGTTTCCCATTCGCTATCCACACTGGCGGTTTGGCGCTCAGTATGACGAGCTGATGAAAGGCTACTCATACGGTTTGCAGAAGATCTATGAGATGGTGATCAATACAGATCCCTGTTACGCCTACCTGCTCAGTGCCAATGATATCACCGACCAGAAACTGGTGATTGCGCACGTGTATGGACACTGTGATTTTTTCAAAAACAACGCCTGGTTCTCGCATACAAACCGCAAGATGCTCGACCAGATGGCCAATCATGCGACTCGCGTGAATCGTCATATTGATGAGCAGGGTTACGAAAAGGTCGAGACCTTCATTGATACCTGTCTGTCACTGGAGAGTCTGATCGATCCTTATGCACCGCACATTCGACGTACGCAGAAATCAGAATCGAAGGCTGATACGCAAAGACGCAAGGCAGAGGATGCCGAAAGCACGGGAGGCCGTTTCCCTGCCAAGAACTATATGGATCGCTATATTAACCCGGAAGATGCTCTGGAAGAAGAAGCGAGTCAAAAACGGCAGAAAGCGATGGAACTGTCTGATCAACTGAAGTTCCCCAAAGAACGTGTGCGGGATGTGCTGTTCTTTCTGTTGCAGTATGCGCCGCTGGAAGACTGGCAGCGGGATGTTCTGACGATCATTCGTGACGAAGCTTACTACTTCGCGCCGCAGGGACAGACCAAGATCATGAATGAAGGCTGGGCCAGTTTCTGGCACTCGACCATCATGACCCGCCATGGTCTGACCGACGAGGGTCTGATTAACTACGCGGATCATCATAGTGGGACGATGGCCACGAGCCCGAACCGACTCAATCCTTACAAGCTGGGGATTGAACTACTGAAAGACATAGAGGAACGCTGGAATAAAGGGCAGTTCGGTCCGGAGTATGATAACTGCACCGACATGTATGAAAGAGAACACTGGGATAAAGAGCTCGGTCTTGGTCGGGAGAAAATCTTTGAAGTCCGCAGGATCCATAACGATATTACATTTATCGATACGTTTCTGACCCCCGAGTTCTGTTATAAACATCGGATGTTTTCATTTGGCTTTAACGATTCGAATAAAACATATGAGATTCAATCACGCGAATTTCAACAGATCAAACAGCAGTTGTTGAACAGCCTCAGCAATCATGGACGGCCTGTTATTTACGTGCAGGATGCAAACTATAAGAACCGGGGCGAACTGTACCTGGAACACGAATACCTGGGAATTGAACTCAAGCTGGATTATGCTCAGGACACGCTGGCCAACCTGCATTCCATCTGGAAGCGGCCTGTAAACATCGAAACCGTCGTGGATGACCGCCCCACGATTCTGAACTATGACGGTAAGAAACATTCCACGAACTCGAAAGAAAAGAAATAA
- a CDS encoding DUF444 family protein — protein sequence MVRRIDRDQQRFDKIIKGKVRQQLRKYINHGEMLGRKGRETVSIPVPNIEIPHFQHGEKGSGGVGQGEGEVGQPIGRGKSEGDGQGQAGNERGQHIREVEMSLEELADMLGEALELPRIEPKGDDALTSQKDRYTSIRPTGPDSLRHFKRTYKRALRRMIASNNYDPRDPMIVPTRDDERFRSWKTVNEPHTNAAVIYMMDVSGSMTDVQKEIVRTEAFWIDTWLKRQYDGIERRYVVHDAVAHEVDEDTFYRVRESGGTRISSAYRAADYIIKRDFPPALWNIYCFQFSDGDNWGEDNTECIESLKQNLFPVCNLFCYGQVRSPYGSGDFIKELRKVEEEFDNLILSEIEDKEGIYGSIKTFLGTGK from the coding sequence ATGGTGCGCAGAATTGATCGGGACCAGCAACGGTTCGACAAAATCATCAAAGGGAAGGTCCGCCAGCAGCTCCGGAAATATATCAATCACGGAGAGATGCTGGGACGCAAAGGCCGGGAAACGGTCAGTATTCCCGTGCCCAATATCGAGATTCCCCATTTCCAGCACGGTGAAAAAGGGAGTGGTGGCGTCGGTCAGGGTGAAGGCGAAGTCGGTCAGCCGATTGGTCGCGGTAAATCGGAAGGCGACGGTCAGGGACAGGCCGGAAATGAACGGGGGCAGCATATCCGCGAAGTGGAAATGTCCCTCGAGGAACTGGCCGACATGCTCGGCGAAGCCCTGGAGTTGCCTCGGATTGAGCCGAAAGGCGACGATGCACTGACGTCTCAGAAAGACCGTTATACATCGATCCGGCCAACCGGTCCTGATTCACTACGGCATTTCAAGCGGACCTATAAGCGCGCCTTGCGGCGAATGATCGCCTCCAATAATTATGATCCCCGCGACCCCATGATCGTGCCTACCCGGGATGACGAACGCTTTCGCAGCTGGAAGACCGTTAACGAACCGCATACCAATGCTGCTGTGATTTATATGATGGACGTCTCCGGTTCCATGACCGATGTTCAGAAAGAGATTGTCCGCACCGAAGCGTTCTGGATCGACACCTGGCTTAAGCGCCAGTACGACGGTATCGAACGCCGTTATGTGGTGCATGATGCAGTCGCTCATGAAGTGGATGAAGATACGTTTTACCGCGTTCGTGAAAGTGGCGGGACGCGTATCTCATCCGCTTACCGGGCTGCGGATTACATCATCAAACGGGACTTTCCCCCGGCACTCTGGAATATTTACTGTTTTCAGTTTTCCGATGGTGACAACTGGGGCGAGGACAATACGGAGTGTATTGAAAGCCTGAAGCAGAATCTGTTTCCTGTCTGTAATCTGTTCTGTTATGGACAGGTTAGAAGCCCCTATGGCTCCGGAGATTTCATCAAGGAACTCCGCAAGGTCGAAGAAGAGTTTGATAACCTGATTCTTTCAGAAATCGAAGATAAAGAAGGCATCTACGGCTCGATCAAGACATTTCTGGGAACAGGAAAATAA
- a CDS encoding PrkA family serine protein kinase: protein MENGRSFLTRISGQLNSDLFRQEHWQGTFDEYLDIVRKDHRVTRTAFQRVYDMIMSYGTYPVEGKKGLIRYRFFDDPVNGGRDGIFGLSKPLMELVNVFKSAALKYGSERRVLLLHGPVGSSKSTIARLLKQGLERYSRTEEGALYTFGWKEEDGTILWDPMNGDPLQLVPMKYRQELCSYLNEGRDIDDETSYSVEISGEVCPLSRFIFNERLEKADGDWTKVMEQIVVKRIIFSEQDRIGIGTFQPKDEKNQDSTELTGDINYRKIAQYGSESDPRAFNFDGEFNVSNRGLIEFIEVLKLDVAFLYDLLGASQEHKIKPKKFAQTDIDTVIIGHTNEPEYRRLQSNEFMEALRDRTVKIDVPYVTKLSEEVKIYEKDYNSKRVRGKHIAPHTLEIGAMWAVLTRLETPKHHGLTLIQKMHLYNGRSLPGFTTENVEQLRKEAKSEGLFGISPRYVQDKISNALVVNSHSSNLNPFMLLNELDEGLKHHSLIANDEMRDHYRQLITVVKEEYTDIVKNEVQRAIAADEEALTRLCGNYLDSVKAYTQKERVKNKFTGEYEEPDERLMRSIEERIDIPDTRKDDFRREIMNYIGALSLDGKTFDYKTNERLQKALEMKLFEDQKDTIKLTSLVSNVVDADTQEKIDIVKARLIRNYGYDEESATDVLQYVASIFARGDSKKNSDAA from the coding sequence ATGGAAAATGGTCGATCATTTTTAACTCGGATTTCAGGTCAACTGAATTCAGATCTGTTTCGTCAGGAACATTGGCAGGGGACTTTCGATGAGTACCTTGATATTGTTCGCAAAGATCACAGAGTGACTCGCACCGCGTTTCAACGCGTGTACGACATGATCATGAGTTATGGGACTTATCCCGTCGAGGGTAAGAAGGGGCTCATCCGCTACCGCTTCTTTGATGATCCCGTTAACGGCGGCCGCGATGGCATCTTCGGTCTGTCCAAGCCATTGATGGAACTGGTCAACGTCTTCAAGTCTGCTGCACTCAAGTATGGCAGCGAACGCCGGGTACTGTTGCTGCACGGACCGGTGGGGAGTTCAAAATCAACCATCGCCCGCCTGCTTAAACAAGGGCTGGAACGTTATTCCCGCACAGAAGAAGGCGCACTTTATACCTTCGGCTGGAAAGAAGAAGACGGCACCATTCTCTGGGATCCCATGAATGGCGATCCTCTGCAACTGGTGCCGATGAAGTATCGCCAGGAACTCTGCAGTTACCTGAACGAGGGGCGAGACATCGATGATGAAACCTCGTACTCGGTCGAGATCAGTGGCGAAGTCTGCCCATTGAGTCGATTCATTTTTAATGAACGGCTGGAAAAAGCGGATGGCGACTGGACCAAGGTCATGGAACAGATCGTTGTCAAACGCATTATCTTTTCTGAACAGGACCGGATCGGCATTGGTACGTTCCAGCCTAAAGACGAAAAGAACCAGGACTCAACCGAACTGACCGGGGACATCAACTATCGCAAGATTGCTCAGTACGGAAGCGAGAGTGATCCCCGTGCATTCAACTTCGATGGCGAATTCAACGTCTCCAACCGAGGTCTGATAGAATTTATCGAAGTTCTCAAGCTGGATGTGGCATTCCTGTACGACCTGCTGGGTGCCTCTCAGGAACATAAGATTAAACCGAAAAAATTCGCCCAGACGGATATCGACACGGTAATTATCGGGCATACCAACGAACCCGAATACCGTCGTCTGCAGTCTAACGAATTTATGGAAGCACTTCGCGACCGAACGGTGAAGATCGACGTCCCTTATGTCACCAAGCTGAGTGAAGAGGTCAAAATCTACGAGAAGGATTACAACTCCAAACGCGTGCGTGGGAAACATATTGCTCCGCACACATTGGAAATTGGTGCGATGTGGGCTGTGCTCACGCGACTCGAAACGCCTAAGCATCATGGTCTGACTCTGATTCAGAAAATGCACCTCTATAACGGACGGTCTCTGCCGGGCTTCACGACAGAAAATGTCGAGCAGCTCCGCAAAGAGGCCAAGTCCGAAGGTCTGTTCGGGATCTCACCCCGCTATGTGCAGGATAAGATTTCGAATGCCCTGGTGGTCAATTCGCATAGCTCCAACCTGAACCCGTTCATGCTGCTTAACGAACTGGATGAGGGGCTCAAGCATCACTCTTTAATTGCCAACGATGAAATGCGCGATCACTATCGTCAGTTGATCACCGTGGTGAAAGAGGAGTATACCGATATCGTGAAGAACGAAGTACAACGTGCGATTGCTGCTGATGAAGAGGCACTCACCCGTCTGTGCGGCAATTATCTCGATAGCGTGAAAGCCTACACACAGAAGGAACGTGTGAAGAACAAGTTTACCGGCGAATACGAAGAGCCGGATGAACGCCTCATGCGGTCGATTGAAGAACGCATTGACATTCCCGATACGCGTAAAGATGATTTCCGTCGTGAGATCATGAACTACATCGGAGCGCTGTCCCTGGATGGTAAGACCTTCGATTACAAGACGAACGAACGCCTGCAGAAGGCGTTGGAAATGAAACTGTTCGAAGATCAGAAAGACACGATCAAGCTGACCAGCCTGGTTTCGAATGTGGTCGATGCAGATACGCAGGAGAAGATCGATATCGTCAAGGCCCGCCTGATTCGCAATTACGGCTACGACGAAGAATCAGCTACCGATGTGCTGCAGTACGTCGCCAGTATCTTCGCCCGTGGCGATTCCAAGAAGAACAGTGACGCCGCTTAA